A genome region from Arachis duranensis cultivar V14167 chromosome 6, aradu.V14167.gnm2.J7QH, whole genome shotgun sequence includes the following:
- the LOC107495171 gene encoding uncharacterized protein LOC107495171 isoform X1, with amino-acid sequence MASAEARAAFSVKRQFTTQDLRMPPDSADHHPSSISKGLESDWSPSESNSSQVLHDRNSDKLPDMKWWLHVKTNVGGEANYRCQHQNSWESELDALCSRFVDADVKSGGDQSVKSFDALSCVESANSSSEQPWNVSHKCMTKSNDTKLPKIEAARKNDLHLTPKMMGQEDFWIFDDHFVDCSADSFVIEQCKRTSSDLESQWMGAEKTRPWWCNAGKDELGSLISQKSLEETENCDLPQPQIKHLSDRPSPKSHRVDFHKSLPSSLDQKAMMDSSIANDYTSGMLNSGCSFQDSERALSLHISSSSQGKDSDSCDNDDRTISKDNHKAELLKALCHSQTRAREAEMAAQQAYIEKEHIVSLFFRQASQLFAYKQWLHMLQLENLCLQLRNKNQPLLNLLPDVKKSYRRGAKRKIRRCGVRNCAFAFALGLSLVGAGFFLGWTLGWMFPLI; translated from the exons GCAGAAGCTCGGGCTGCTTTTTCAGTTAAGCGTCAGTTTACTACCCAGGATTTGAGAATGCCTCCTGATTCCGCTGACCATCATCCATCTTCAATTTCAAAAGGTTTGGAATCTGATTGGTCTCCGAGTGAGTCCAATTCAAGTCAAGTGCTCCATGATCGAAATTCTGATAAGTTGCCGGATATGAAATGGTGGCTGCATGTGAAAACCAATGTGGGGGGAGAAGCGAATTATAGGTGCCAACATCAGAATTCTTGGGAATCTGAGCTTGATGCTTTGTGCTCACGGTTTGTTGATGCTGATGTCAAAAGTGGGGGAGATCAATCTGTCAAAAGCTTTGATGCTCTTTCATGTGTTGAAAGTGCTAATTCAAGTTCAGAGCAGCCTTGGAATGTCTCTCATAAATGCATGACAAAAAGCAATGATACGAAACTCCCAAAAATTGAGGCTGCTCGGAAGAATGACTTGCATTTAACACCTAAAATGATGGGGCAGGAGGACTTCTGGATTTTCGATGATCATTTTGTGGACTGCAGTGCTGATTCCTTTGTCATTGAACAATGTAAAAGGACATCGTCTGATCTGGAATCGCAATGGATGGGAGCCGAGAAAACTAGGCCTTGGTGGTGTAATGCTGGAAAAGATGAGTTGGGTTCATTGATTTCTCAGAAGTCACTAGAGGAAACTGAGAACTGTGATCTCCCTCAGCCGCAGATTAAGCATTTAAGTGATAGACCATCCCCTAAAAGCCACCGTGTTGATTTTCATAAGAGTCTTCCATCATCCTTAGATCAGAAAGCCATGATGGATTCTTCTATTGCAAATGATTATACATCTGGAATGCTGAATTCTGGCTGTTCATTTCAGGATTCAGAAAGAGCTCTCAG TTTGCATATCTCCAGTTCCAGCCAGGGCAAAGATTCTGATTCATGTGACAATGATGACCGAACAATTTCCAAGGACAATCACAAGGCGGAGCTATTAAAAGCATTGTGTCATTCTCAAACGCGCGCAAGAGAGGCCGAAATGGCAGCACAACAAGCCTACATCGAGAAGGAGCACATCGTGAGCCTCTTTTTCAGACAGGCTTCGCAACTCTTTGCTTACAAGCAATGGCTCCATATGCTTCAGCTTGAGAATCTCTGCCTTCAACTCAGGAACAAGAACCAACCATTGTTGAATCTCCTCCCAGATGTTAAGAAGAGTTATCGCAGAGGTGCAAAGAGGAAAATCAGAAGATGTGGGGTTAGAAATTGTGCATTTGCTTTTGCTTTGGGATTAAGTCTTGTTGGTGCTGGTTTTTTTCTTGGTTGGACCTTAGGGTGGATGTTCCCACTAATATGA
- the LOC107495171 gene encoding uncharacterized protein LOC107495171 isoform X2, translating to MASAEARAAFSVKRQFTTQDLRMPPDSADHHPSSISKGLESDWSPSESNSSQVLHDRNSDKLPDMKWWLHVKTNVGGEANYRCQHQNSWESELDALCSRFVDADVKSGGDQSVKSFDALSCVESANSSSEQPWNVSHKCMTKSNDTKLPKIEAARKNDLHLTPKMMGQEDFWIFDDHFVDCSADSFVIEQCKRTSSDLESQWMGAEKTRPWWCNAGKDELGSLISQKSLEETENCDLPQPQIKHLSDRPSPKSHRVDFHKSLPSSLDQKAMMDSSIANDYTSGMLNSGCSFQDSERALSSSQGKDSDSCDNDDRTISKDNHKAELLKALCHSQTRAREAEMAAQQAYIEKEHIVSLFFRQASQLFAYKQWLHMLQLENLCLQLRNKNQPLLNLLPDVKKSYRRGAKRKIRRCGVRNCAFAFALGLSLVGAGFFLGWTLGWMFPLI from the exons GCAGAAGCTCGGGCTGCTTTTTCAGTTAAGCGTCAGTTTACTACCCAGGATTTGAGAATGCCTCCTGATTCCGCTGACCATCATCCATCTTCAATTTCAAAAGGTTTGGAATCTGATTGGTCTCCGAGTGAGTCCAATTCAAGTCAAGTGCTCCATGATCGAAATTCTGATAAGTTGCCGGATATGAAATGGTGGCTGCATGTGAAAACCAATGTGGGGGGAGAAGCGAATTATAGGTGCCAACATCAGAATTCTTGGGAATCTGAGCTTGATGCTTTGTGCTCACGGTTTGTTGATGCTGATGTCAAAAGTGGGGGAGATCAATCTGTCAAAAGCTTTGATGCTCTTTCATGTGTTGAAAGTGCTAATTCAAGTTCAGAGCAGCCTTGGAATGTCTCTCATAAATGCATGACAAAAAGCAATGATACGAAACTCCCAAAAATTGAGGCTGCTCGGAAGAATGACTTGCATTTAACACCTAAAATGATGGGGCAGGAGGACTTCTGGATTTTCGATGATCATTTTGTGGACTGCAGTGCTGATTCCTTTGTCATTGAACAATGTAAAAGGACATCGTCTGATCTGGAATCGCAATGGATGGGAGCCGAGAAAACTAGGCCTTGGTGGTGTAATGCTGGAAAAGATGAGTTGGGTTCATTGATTTCTCAGAAGTCACTAGAGGAAACTGAGAACTGTGATCTCCCTCAGCCGCAGATTAAGCATTTAAGTGATAGACCATCCCCTAAAAGCCACCGTGTTGATTTTCATAAGAGTCTTCCATCATCCTTAGATCAGAAAGCCATGATGGATTCTTCTATTGCAAATGATTATACATCTGGAATGCTGAATTCTGGCTGTTCATTTCAGGATTCAGAAAGAGCTCTCAG TTCCAGCCAGGGCAAAGATTCTGATTCATGTGACAATGATGACCGAACAATTTCCAAGGACAATCACAAGGCGGAGCTATTAAAAGCATTGTGTCATTCTCAAACGCGCGCAAGAGAGGCCGAAATGGCAGCACAACAAGCCTACATCGAGAAGGAGCACATCGTGAGCCTCTTTTTCAGACAGGCTTCGCAACTCTTTGCTTACAAGCAATGGCTCCATATGCTTCAGCTTGAGAATCTCTGCCTTCAACTCAGGAACAAGAACCAACCATTGTTGAATCTCCTCCCAGATGTTAAGAAGAGTTATCGCAGAGGTGCAAAGAGGAAAATCAGAAGATGTGGGGTTAGAAATTGTGCATTTGCTTTTGCTTTGGGATTAAGTCTTGTTGGTGCTGGTTTTTTTCTTGGTTGGACCTTAGGGTGGATGTTCCCACTAATATGA